CATCGCGCAATGCCTTCAGCCGCGCGGTGATGTCCTTGCGCTCCACCGCCAGCGGATCCTTCGCCGCCTTGCCGTAGCTCGAAATGGCATGCGCGGCGCGCATGATCGCCTCATAGCCGGTGCAGCGGCAAAGATTGCCCTGCAGCGCCTTTTCGATCGCGGCGTTGGACGGATCGGGCGTCTTCATCCACAGCCCGTAGAGCGACATGACGAAGCCCGGCGTGCAGAAGCCGCATTGCGAGCCGTGGAAATCGACCATCGCCTGCTGCACGGGGTGCAACTTACCAGGCTCGCCGCGCAGATGCTCGACAGTGACGACATGGGTGCCGTCGAGCGAACCCACGAAACGGATGCAGGCATTGACGCTTTCATAGACCAGGCCGTCGCCGGCAAGCTTGCCGACCAGCACCGTGCAGGCGCCGCAGTCGCCCTCGGCGCAGCCTTCCTTGGTGCCGCGCAGCGAGCGGTTGAGCCGCAGCCAGTCGAGCAGGGTCGCATCGGGCGCGACGTCTGTGAGAGCCACGTCGCCGCCGTTCAGGATGAAACGTATCTCGGTGCGGACCTTGGTATCGGCCATGTCTCAACTCCCCCGATAGGTCGAGTAGCCATAGGGCGAAATCAAGAGCGGGACGTGATAGTGCCGCGCTTCTGCCATGCCGAAGCGGATCGGCACGATGTCGAGGAAAGCAGGCTCAGGCAAGCTGATGCCTTGGCCACGCAGATAGTCGCCGGCGGCGAAGACCAGCTCATATTCGCCGGTGCGGAACTCGGCGCCGGCGAGCAGCGGCCCGTCGCAGCGACCATCGTCATTGGTGGCGACGGTCTTGAGATGGGTGCGGCTCTGGGCCTCGATGCGGAAAAGCTCGATCGACAGGCCCTTTGCCGGCCGTCCGGTCGCGGTGTCCAGCACATGGGTGGTCAGGCGCCCGCCATCGGCTTTCGACGTTTCTGCCACTGGCGGCCTCCCGTCTCGGTACAATCTCAGATCAATTGTGCGCCAATTAAAGGCGATGCATAAGCCCCGGTCGAGCGGAGCGGGGCAAAAAGCACTTTCAAAAATTTTCGGGGGAATGCATGCGCACTCCTTTCGATATCTTAATCGCAACCATCGGGCAGGAGCGACAATGCGTTACGATAGGGACATGCGCGGTTACGGGGCCAATCCGCCGGACCCGAAATGGCCTGGCGGCGCGCACGTCGCGGTTCAGTTCGTCGTCAACTACGAGGAAGGCGGCGAGAACTGTGTGCTGCACGGCGACAAGGCCTCGGAAGCCTTCCTGTCCGAGATCGTCGGCGCAGCGCCGTGGGTCGGCCAGCGCCACTGGAACATGGAGTCGATCTATGAATACGGCGCCCGCGCCGGCTTCTGGCGGCTCTACAGGCTGTTCACCGAAGCGCAGGTGCCGGTGACCTGCTACGGCGTCGCCACCGCGCTCGCACGCTCGCCCGATCAGGTCGTCGCAATGCAGGAAGCCGGCTGGGAGATCGCCTCGCACGGCCTGAAATGGATCGACTATCGCGACCATGCGGCCGAGGATGAGAAGCGCGACCTCGATGAGGCGATCCGGCTGCATTACGAGGTGACCGGCGCGCGGCCGACCGGCTGGTATACCGGGCGCACCTCGGTGAACACGGTGCGGCTCGTCGCCGAGGAAGGCGGCTTCGACTATGTCTCCGACACCTATGACGACGAGCTGCCTTACTGGTTCGACCGCGACGGGCTGGAGACGCCGCAGCTCATCATCCCCTACACGCTCGACGCCAACGACATGCGCTTCGCGACGCCGCAA
This region of Mesorhizobium sp. M2A.F.Ca.ET.046.03.2.1 genomic DNA includes:
- the uraH gene encoding hydroxyisourate hydrolase, whose translation is MAETSKADGGRLTTHVLDTATGRPAKGLSIELFRIEAQSRTHLKTVATNDDGRCDGPLLAGAEFRTGEYELVFAAGDYLRGQGISLPEPAFLDIVPIRFGMAEARHYHVPLLISPYGYSTYRGS